A window from Gallus gallus isolate bGalGal1 chromosome 5, bGalGal1.mat.broiler.GRCg7b, whole genome shotgun sequence encodes these proteins:
- the ZFYVE1 gene encoding zinc finger FYVE domain-containing protein 1 isoform X3, translating to MAHSSFFPDEYFTCSSVCLSCGCGCKKSMNHTKEGVPHESKSRCRYSHQYDNRVYTCKACYERGMEVSVVPKTSASTDSPWLGLAKYAWSGYVIECPNCGVVYRSRQYWFGNQDPVNTVVRTEIEHVWPGTDGFLKDNNNAAQRLLDGMNFMAQSVSELSLGPTKAVTSWLTDQIAPAYWRPNSQILSCNKCNTPFKDNDTKHHCRACGEGFCDGCSSKTRPVPERGWGPAPVRVCDNCYENRGIQLDVAELPSDEEGGTLIARKVGEAVQNTLGAVVTAMDIPLGLVKDAARPAYWVPDHEILHCHNCRKEFSIKLSKHHCRACGQGFCDECSHDRRAVPSRGWDHPVRVCFNCNKKPGDL from the exons ATGGCTCATAGCTCTTTCTTTCCAGATGAATATTTCACATGTTCCTCTGTGTGTCTCAGCTGTGG GTGTGGCTGTAAGAAGAGCATGAACCACACAAAGGAAGGAGTCCCTCATGAATCCAAAAGTCGATGCAGATACTCTCATCAGTATGACAACAGAGTCTATACTTGCAAG GCCTGTTATGAACGAGGAATGGAAGTTAGTGTGGTGCCAAAAACCTCTGCTTCCACTGACTCACCTTGGCTAGGCCTTGCCAAATATGCTTGGTCAGG ATATGTGATTGAGTGCCCCAACTGTGGAGTGGTGTACCGCAGCCGGCAGTACTGGTTTGGCAACCAAGATCCTGTAAATACTGTGGTGAGGACAGAAATTGAACATGTCTGGCCAGGG ACGGATGGCTTTCTGAAAGACAACAACAATGCAGCCCAGCGTTTATTGGATGGGATGAATTTCATGGCACAATCAGTATCTGAACTTAGCCTGGGACCCACAAAAGCTGTGACCTCCTGGTTGACAGACCAGATTGCCCCAGCTTACTGGAGACCTAACTCTCAGATCCTG AGTTGTAATAAGTGCAACACGCCTTTTAAAGATAATGACACTAAACATCACTGCCGGGCCTGTGGAGAGGGCTTCTGTGATGGCTGTTCTTCCAAGACCCGTCCTGTGCCTGAGCGAGGCTGGGGACCAGCACCAGTGCGCGTGTGTGACAACTGCTATGAAAACAGGGGCATCCAGTTAG ATGTGGCTGAGCTGCCTTCAGATGAAGAAGGGGGGACACTTATTGCCAGGAAGGTGGGGGAAGCTGTGCAGAACACTCTTGGAGCAGTGGTGACAGCCATGGACATTCCCTTAG GTCTGGTAAAAGATGCTGCCCGACCTGCATACTGGGTACCAGACCATGAAATCCTGCACTGCCACAACTGCCGGAAGGAATTCAGCATCAAGCTCTCCAAACACCACTGTCGGGCCTGTGGCCAGGGATTCTGTGATGAGTGCTCACATGACCGCAGAGCGGTTCCTTCTCGTGGATGGGATCACCCAGTCCGAGTCTGCTTTAACTGCAATAAAAAGCCTGGTGACCTTTAA
- the DCAF4L2 gene encoding DDB1- and CUL4-associated factor 4 isoform X2 gives MGRSHGGGKEKRGWGYRRRCHRPPRRRRPNGSHCSDRPEEEQAQSPVNPVPSCSGNPSSSSSTQNSAVPGFYYDPEKNRYFRLLSGHNNYNPLTKESIQYKAMESKRLRLLEEEEQQKRKTTRAGLNSSMLLQKRQLGLLSSTSYCRLVHELKVNCMQRRKIEIHSPDSSVAGTNNFKIIVADVACERIFTVNDVEHGGCKYGIINLSGLGKESLTVEMYDNLYFTNRKVNSVCWASLTHPDSHVLLCLMGIAETPGCASLLPASLFSSTNPGDRPGMLCSFKISTAWSCAWCLNPQADNCFSTGLTRRVLVTNVVTGHRQTFGTSSDVLAQQFATQTPMLYNGCRSGEIFSIDVRQRNRKGQNWKAIRLFHDSAVTSIRLLEAEHYLMASDMAGKIKLWDLRTAKCVKQYEGHHNEYAILPLHVNEEEGLLTAVGQDCYTRIWSLQDASLLRTIPSPHPSSKDAIPSVVVSSRLGGRRGVPGLLMAVKQDLYHFSYN, from the exons ATGGGGAGAAGCCACGGCGGGGGCAAGGAGAAGCGGGGGTGGGGCTACCGCAGGCGCTGCCACCGCCCCCCTCGGCGCCGGAGACCCAATGGCAGTCACTGCAGCGACAG GCCTGAAGAGGAGCAAGCACAAAGCCCAGTGAATCCAGTCCCCAGCTGCAGTGGAAATCCTTCTTCTTCCAGTTCAACACAGAACTCTGCAGTACCAG GATTTTACTATGACCCGGAAAAAAACCGCTATTTTCGCCTACTGTCTGGACATAATAACTACAACCCACTCACCAAGGAGAGCATTCAGTACAAGGCAATGGAGAGTAAAAGACTGAGACTCTTAGAAGaggaagaacaacaaaagaGG AAAACAACAAGGGCTGGACTGAACTCATCTATGCTGTTACAGAAAAGGCAGCTGGGTTTGCTCAGCTCCACAAGTTATTGCAG GCTGGTCCATGAACTAAAAGTGAACTGCATGCAGAGGAGGAAGATAGAAATTCACAGTCCAGATTCCTCGGTTGCTGGAACcaacaattttaaaattattgtg GCAGATGTTGCTTGTGAGCGGATATTCACTGTCAACGATGTAGAGCATGGAGGATGTAAATACGGTATCATCAACCTCAGTGGTTTGGGGAAGGAATCTCTCACTGTGGAGATGTATGACAACCTCTACTTCACAAACCGCAAA GTGAATTCTGTGTGCTGGGCATCATTGACTCATCCAGACTCTCATGTTTT GCTGTGTCTCATGGGAATTGCAGAAACTCCAGGCTGTGCCAGTCTGCTTCCAGCATCATTGTTCAGCAGCACTAACCCAG GAGATCGACCTGGAATGCTGTGCAGCTTCAAGATATCTACAGCCTGGTCCTGTGCTTGGTGCCTGAATCCACAGGCAGACAACTGCTTCAGCACAG GCCTGACACGACGAGTTCTTGTGACCAACGTGGTGACAGGGCATCGACAGACATTTGGAACCAGCAGTGATGTCCTGGCACAGCAGTTTGCCACCCAG ACCCCAATGCTGTACAACGGCTGCCGTTCAGGTGAAATTTTCAGCATTGATGTACGTCAGCGCAACCGAAAGGGCCAGAACTGGAAAGCAATTCGTCTCTTCCATGACTCAGCAGTTACATCTATTCGCCTTCTTGAGGCAGAACACTACCTTATGGCATCAGATATGGCTGGGAAG ATAAAACTGTGGGATCTGAGAACAGCAAAGTGTGTGAAACAGTATGAAGGTCATCACAATGAATATGCTATTCTTCCTTTGCATGTAAATGAGGAGGAAGGACTTCTTACAGCAG TTGGTCAGGATTGCTACACCAGAATTTGGAGTCTCCAAGATGCCTCTCTGCTTAGAACCATTCCTTCTCCCCACCCATCCTCCAAAGATGCTATTCCCAGTGTGGTGGTTTCTTCGAGACTTGGAGGTAGACGAGGAGTTCCTGGCTTGCTCATGGCTGTCAAACAGGATCTTTACCACTTCTCCTATAACTGA
- the DCAF4L2 gene encoding DDB1- and CUL4-associated factor 4 isoform X1, producing the protein MGRSHGGGKEKRGWGYRRRCHRPPRRRRPNGSHCSDRPEEEQAQSPVNPVPSCSGNPSSSSSTQNSAVPELPGFYYDPEKNRYFRLLSGHNNYNPLTKESIQYKAMESKRLRLLEEEEQQKRKTTRAGLNSSMLLQKRQLGLLSSTSYCRLVHELKVNCMQRRKIEIHSPDSSVAGTNNFKIIVADVACERIFTVNDVEHGGCKYGIINLSGLGKESLTVEMYDNLYFTNRKVNSVCWASLTHPDSHVLLCLMGIAETPGCASLLPASLFSSTNPGDRPGMLCSFKISTAWSCAWCLNPQADNCFSTGLTRRVLVTNVVTGHRQTFGTSSDVLAQQFATQTPMLYNGCRSGEIFSIDVRQRNRKGQNWKAIRLFHDSAVTSIRLLEAEHYLMASDMAGKIKLWDLRTAKCVKQYEGHHNEYAILPLHVNEEEGLLTAVGQDCYTRIWSLQDASLLRTIPSPHPSSKDAIPSVVVSSRLGGRRGVPGLLMAVKQDLYHFSYN; encoded by the exons ATGGGGAGAAGCCACGGCGGGGGCAAGGAGAAGCGGGGGTGGGGCTACCGCAGGCGCTGCCACCGCCCCCCTCGGCGCCGGAGACCCAATGGCAGTCACTGCAGCGACAG GCCTGAAGAGGAGCAAGCACAAAGCCCAGTGAATCCAGTCCCCAGCTGCAGTGGAAATCCTTCTTCTTCCAGTTCAACACAGAACTCTGCAGTACCAG AACTGCCAGGATTTTACTATGACCCGGAAAAAAACCGCTATTTTCGCCTACTGTCTGGACATAATAACTACAACCCACTCACCAAGGAGAGCATTCAGTACAAGGCAATGGAGAGTAAAAGACTGAGACTCTTAGAAGaggaagaacaacaaaagaGG AAAACAACAAGGGCTGGACTGAACTCATCTATGCTGTTACAGAAAAGGCAGCTGGGTTTGCTCAGCTCCACAAGTTATTGCAG GCTGGTCCATGAACTAAAAGTGAACTGCATGCAGAGGAGGAAGATAGAAATTCACAGTCCAGATTCCTCGGTTGCTGGAACcaacaattttaaaattattgtg GCAGATGTTGCTTGTGAGCGGATATTCACTGTCAACGATGTAGAGCATGGAGGATGTAAATACGGTATCATCAACCTCAGTGGTTTGGGGAAGGAATCTCTCACTGTGGAGATGTATGACAACCTCTACTTCACAAACCGCAAA GTGAATTCTGTGTGCTGGGCATCATTGACTCATCCAGACTCTCATGTTTT GCTGTGTCTCATGGGAATTGCAGAAACTCCAGGCTGTGCCAGTCTGCTTCCAGCATCATTGTTCAGCAGCACTAACCCAG GAGATCGACCTGGAATGCTGTGCAGCTTCAAGATATCTACAGCCTGGTCCTGTGCTTGGTGCCTGAATCCACAGGCAGACAACTGCTTCAGCACAG GCCTGACACGACGAGTTCTTGTGACCAACGTGGTGACAGGGCATCGACAGACATTTGGAACCAGCAGTGATGTCCTGGCACAGCAGTTTGCCACCCAG ACCCCAATGCTGTACAACGGCTGCCGTTCAGGTGAAATTTTCAGCATTGATGTACGTCAGCGCAACCGAAAGGGCCAGAACTGGAAAGCAATTCGTCTCTTCCATGACTCAGCAGTTACATCTATTCGCCTTCTTGAGGCAGAACACTACCTTATGGCATCAGATATGGCTGGGAAG ATAAAACTGTGGGATCTGAGAACAGCAAAGTGTGTGAAACAGTATGAAGGTCATCACAATGAATATGCTATTCTTCCTTTGCATGTAAATGAGGAGGAAGGACTTCTTACAGCAG TTGGTCAGGATTGCTACACCAGAATTTGGAGTCTCCAAGATGCCTCTCTGCTTAGAACCATTCCTTCTCCCCACCCATCCTCCAAAGATGCTATTCCCAGTGTGGTGGTTTCTTCGAGACTTGGAGGTAGACGAGGAGTTCCTGGCTTGCTCATGGCTGTCAAACAGGATCTTTACCACTTCTCCTATAACTGA